Proteins from a single region of Flavobacterium sp. YJ01:
- a CDS encoding NAD(P)/FAD-dependent oxidoreductase, translating to MTKEFVDVLVIGAGPSGCVSASYLFKNNVKVKVVEKQKFPRLVVGESLIPRVMDHFAEAELFEALDAMNFEKKLGARFIRGEEICNFDFSKKFGEGWDWTWQVPRADFDNTMAQEIIRKGIDLEFETEVLEVSFEGKKSKTIVKDKDGNLKEIHANFIIDSSGYGRVLPRLLDLDTPSKLDPHSSIFTHVKDINRPEGEEGTQISFDILETEVWLWVIPFSNGNTSLGVVGPTDFINSLSENKDNAEALKNAIQKSDYYIKRFAGTEFLFEPVKLENYSRAVKRMYGDGFALTGNSSEFLDPVFSSGVAFATESGMLAAKLYLKESQGIPVDWEVEFTQYMKRGIAVFTTYVQEWYTGNLQTLFFHQPENPEVKEKICAVLAGYVWNEENSFVKKHDHVIANMAYLLNMQKEQSPE from the coding sequence ATGACAAAGGAGTTTGTTGATGTTTTAGTGATTGGTGCAGGACCATCTGGATGTGTTTCGGCATCATATCTGTTTAAAAACAATGTTAAAGTTAAAGTTGTAGAAAAACAAAAGTTTCCGAGACTTGTTGTTGGAGAAAGCCTTATTCCGCGTGTAATGGACCATTTTGCTGAGGCAGAATTGTTTGAGGCGCTTGATGCAATGAACTTCGAGAAAAAATTAGGAGCTCGTTTTATCAGAGGTGAAGAAATTTGCAATTTCGATTTCAGCAAGAAATTTGGAGAAGGCTGGGATTGGACCTGGCAAGTTCCACGTGCTGATTTTGACAATACAATGGCGCAGGAAATTATTAGAAAAGGAATCGATTTGGAATTTGAAACCGAAGTTCTGGAAGTTTCTTTTGAAGGAAAAAAATCAAAAACCATTGTAAAAGACAAAGATGGAAATCTAAAAGAAATTCACGCTAACTTTATCATTGATTCTAGTGGATACGGACGCGTTTTACCAAGACTTTTAGATTTGGATACGCCTTCAAAATTAGATCCGCATTCTTCGATTTTTACACATGTTAAAGATATTAATAGACCTGAAGGAGAAGAAGGAACTCAGATTTCTTTTGATATTCTAGAAACAGAAGTATGGCTTTGGGTAATTCCTTTTTCTAACGGAAATACAAGTTTGGGAGTTGTTGGTCCGACAGATTTTATTAACTCACTTTCTGAAAATAAAGACAATGCTGAGGCTCTGAAAAATGCAATTCAGAAATCGGATTATTATATTAAAAGATTTGCTGGAACAGAGTTTTTATTTGAGCCAGTTAAATTAGAAAACTATTCTAGAGCTGTAAAAAGAATGTATGGCGATGGTTTTGCTTTGACAGGAAATAGCTCTGAATTTTTAGATCCGGTTTTTTCGTCAGGTGTAGCTTTTGCAACCGAATCTGGAATGCTCGCAGCAAAATTATATTTGAAAGAATCACAAGGAATTCCTGTTGATTGGGAAGTGGAGTTTACTCAATACATGAAACGCGGAATTGCCGTTTTTACCACTTATGTTCAAGAATGGTACACAGGAAATCTTCAGACTTTATTTTTCCATCAGCCTGAAAACCCAGAAGTAAAAGAAAAAATATGTGCTGTTTTGGCAGGTTATGTTTGGAATGAAGAAAATTCGTTTGTCAAGAAACATGATCACGTAATTGCGAATATGGCGTATTTGTTAAATATGCAAAAAGAACAAAGCCCTGAATAA
- a CDS encoding aromatic amino acid ammonia-lyase, with product MNTINEYLSLAEFEAIIFGKNKVAISDVVLNRVNESFNFLKEFSGNKVIYGVNTGFGPMAQYRIKESDQIQLQYNLIRSHSSGTGKPLNAECAKAAILARLNTLSLGNSGVHSSVVHLMAELINRDITPLIFEHGGVGASGDLVQLSHLALVLIGEGEVFYKGERRPTPEVFEIEGLKPIQVEIREGLALINGTSVMTGIGVVNVHYAKKLLDWSLKASCAINELVQAYDDHFSEELNQTKRHKGQQEVAERMRNSLSDSTLIRKREDHLYSGENTEEIFKEKVQEYYSLRCVPQILGPVLETINNVASILEDEFNSANDNPIIDVKNKHVYHGGNFHGDYISLEMDKLKIVITKLTMLAERQLNYLLNSKINEILPPFVNLGTLGFNFGMQGVQFVATSTTAENQMLSNPMYVHSIPNNNDNQDIVSMGTNAAVITSKVIENSFEVLAIELITIVQAIDYLKQKDQISSTTKKWYDDIRNIIPEFKEDQVMYPFVQKVKDYLINS from the coding sequence ATGAATACAATAAATGAATATTTAAGTTTAGCAGAATTTGAAGCCATAATTTTTGGAAAAAATAAAGTTGCCATAAGCGATGTGGTTTTAAATCGAGTAAACGAAAGTTTTAATTTCTTGAAAGAATTCTCAGGAAACAAAGTAATCTACGGAGTAAATACTGGCTTTGGTCCGATGGCTCAATATAGAATTAAAGAGTCAGATCAAATTCAACTGCAATATAATTTAATTAGAAGCCACTCATCTGGAACAGGAAAACCTTTAAATGCCGAATGTGCAAAAGCTGCCATTTTAGCAAGATTAAATACACTTTCTTTAGGAAATTCTGGTGTTCATTCTTCTGTAGTTCATTTAATGGCAGAATTAATCAATAGAGATATTACGCCTTTAATTTTCGAACATGGCGGTGTTGGTGCCAGTGGAGATTTAGTGCAATTATCACATTTAGCTTTGGTTTTAATTGGCGAAGGCGAAGTTTTTTATAAAGGCGAAAGACGTCCAACTCCGGAAGTTTTTGAAATCGAAGGTTTAAAACCAATTCAGGTAGAAATTAGAGAAGGTTTGGCGTTAATCAACGGAACTTCTGTAATGACAGGAATTGGTGTTGTAAATGTTCATTATGCGAAAAAATTATTAGACTGGTCATTAAAAGCTTCTTGTGCAATTAATGAATTAGTTCAAGCTTACGACGATCATTTTTCTGAAGAATTAAATCAAACAAAACGTCATAAAGGACAACAAGAAGTGGCTGAAAGAATGCGAAACAGTCTTTCTGACAGTACTTTAATCCGTAAACGAGAAGACCATTTATATTCTGGCGAAAACACCGAAGAAATCTTCAAAGAAAAAGTTCAAGAATATTATTCTCTAAGATGTGTTCCTCAAATTTTAGGTCCAGTTTTAGAAACTATCAATAATGTTGCTTCTATTTTAGAAGACGAATTTAACTCGGCAAACGACAACCCAATTATCGACGTAAAAAACAAACACGTTTATCACGGAGGAAATTTCCACGGAGATTATATTTCGTTAGAAATGGATAAACTGAAAATCGTTATTACCAAATTAACGATGTTGGCAGAGCGTCAATTGAATTATTTATTGAATTCAAAAATCAACGAAATTTTACCTCCATTCGTAAACTTAGGAACGTTAGGATTTAATTTCGGAATGCAAGGTGTTCAATTCGTTGCCACTTCAACAACTGCCGAAAATCAAATGTTATCAAACCCAATGTACGTGCACAGTATTCCAAACAACAATGACAATCAAGACATTGTAAGTATGGGAACAAATGCAGCGGTTATTACATCAAAAGTGATTGAGAATTCTTTTGAAGTTTTAGCAATCGAATTAATTACAATTGTTCAGGCGATTGATTATTTAAAACAAAAAGATCAAATTTCGTCTACAACTAAAAAATGGTACGACGATATTCGAAATATAATTCCAGAATTTAAAGAAGATCAGGTAATGTATCCTTTTGTTCAAAAAGTTAAAGATTATTTGATCAACAGTTAA